From Rutidosis leptorrhynchoides isolate AG116_Rl617_1_P2 chromosome 3, CSIRO_AGI_Rlap_v1, whole genome shotgun sequence, a single genomic window includes:
- the LOC139897514 gene encoding protein NPGR2-like, whose protein sequence is MKVKDWIDKYRISLREKVRTMMMKCFHSGDQLEAKKMMNASSESLATRDFSASGYSSRPGEPDPKLDNSNIEEAESSLRESGFLNYEEARALLGRLEYQKGNVEAALHVFEGIDIPAVIPKMIDSLATRSESSRRHSQSEMSPQMSVHAVSLLFEAIFLKSKSLQALGRFKEAAESCRIILETVESALPDGFHNFSSYSKLQEIVNKSVELLPELWKSASDPQLAILSYRRALLYYWNLNNTTRMNIEKEFAIFLLYSGCNANPPNLKSQMETSYVPKNNLEEAILLLLILLRKIVVGIIEWDPTIYYHLSFALSVASDLTTLSHQIEQFPPGIIERKEMYNTLALCYYGEGDEMASLNLLRCLFRDKEKQNHHDFTFEMLLASKICSEQSDFIEEGTMYLHKLITKSEGNCKQTISVANNLLGISLSAHSRNANLDSERISMQTEAIHAFETARKMIVYEDVNVVYNLSLEYAEQRKLDIALFYAKKLVKIEAGASVKGWILLARILSAQKKYFDAENIIDAAIDETGKWDHGELLRTKARLQIAQGNLKNGIETYTRLLAVLQVHSKSLNLQNKFSKKRAHKERGLEIETWHDLAKVYMSLSQWRDAEVCLSKSKAINPHSAWRWHVTGLLHQAKGEKEEALTSFEKALDVDPNHVPSLISTAIVLIELNDRSYPVAKSFITDALRLDRTNHSAWFNLGLIYKAEHGSSSLEAAECFEAAIILEESEPVEPFR, encoded by the exons ATGAAAGTTAAAGATTGGATAGATAAATACAGAATTAGTTTAAGGGAAAAAGTAAGAACCATGATGATGAAATGTTTTCATTCTGGTGACCAATTAGAAGCAAAAAAAATGATGAATGCTTCATCAGAATCTTTAGCCACAAGAGACTTTTCGGCTAGCGGTTATTCGTCTCGACCCGGTGAGCCTGATCCTAAGTTGGATAATAGCAATATAGAAGAAGCTGAGTCGTCTCTTCGCGAAAGCGGATTTCTTAACTATGAG GAAGCAAGAGCGTTGTTAGGTCGACTAGAGTATCAAAAAGGAAATGTCGAGGCCGCCCTTCACGTTTTCGAAGGAATCGATATTCCCGCCGTTATTCCAAAAATGATCGACTCACTCGCTACACGATCCGAATCGTCCCGACGCCATTCTCAAAGCGAAATGTCCCCACAAATGTCAGTTCACGCTGTTAGTCTACTATTCGAGGCTATTTTTCTCAAATCAAAATCACTTCAAGCATTAGGAAGGTTTAAAGAAGCTGCTGAATCATGCAGAATAATATTAGAAACAGTCGAATCTGCATTACCTGATGGATTTCATAACTTTTCGTCTTATTCAAAACTTCAAGAAATCGTCAATAAATCAGTCGAGTTATTACCCGAATTATGGAAATCGGCTTCTGATCCACAATTGGCGATTTTATCATATAGACGTGCGTTGCTTTATTATTGGAATCTTAATAATACGACACGAATGAATATCGAAAAAGAGTTTGCGATATTTCTTTTGTATAGTGGTTGTAACGCGAATCCTCCAAACCTAAAATCGCAAATGGAAACTTCGTATGTTCCGAAGAACAATCTAGAAGAAGCTATTCTTTTGCTACTGATTCTTTTAAGAAAGATTGTTGTCGGGATCATCGAGTGGGACCCGACAATTTATTATCATCTTTCGTTTGCATTATCGGTTGCAAGTGATTTAACGACACTTTCTCATCAGATCGAACAATTTCCACCAGGAATTATCGAAAGAAAAGAAATGTACAACACGTTGGCATTATGTTACTATGGTGAAGGCGATGAAATGGCGTCGTTAAACTTATTACGATGTTTGTTTCGTGATAAAGAAAAACAAAATCATCATGATTTTACTTTCGAAATGTTACTTGCTTCCAAAATATGTAGCGAACAGTCCGATTTCATCGAAGAAGGAACAATGTACCTTCACAAACTGATCACGAAATCCGAAGGAAATTGTAAGCAGACGATTAGTGTTGCGAATAACTTACTTGGAATCTCGCTTTCTGCACATTCGAGAAACGCGAATTTGGACTCTGAGAGGATATCGATGCAAACGGAAGCTATACACGCGTTTGAAACTGCACGCAAAATGATAGTATACGAAGATGTTAACGTTGTGTATAATCTTAGTCTCGAATATGCAGAACAGAGGAAATTGGATATTGCTCTGTTTTATGCTAAAAAGCTTGTGAAAATTGAAGCTGGGGCAAGTGTAAAAGGATGGATTCTGTTAGCTCGAATTTTATCGGCTCAAAAAAAATATTTCGATGcagaaaacatcattgatgctgctATTGATGAAACTGGGAAATGGGATCATGGCGAACTTTTAAGAACGAAAGCTCGATTGCAGATTGCGCAAGGTAATTTGAAAAATGGAATAGAGACGTATACTCGTCTTCTTGCTGTTCTTCAAGTTCATAGCAAGAGTTTAAAccttcaaaacaagttttcaaag AAGAGGGCCCACAAAGAAAGAGGATTGGAAATCGAAACGTGGCATGATCTTGCGAAAGTGTACATGAGTTTGTCGCAATGGCGTGATGCTGAGGTGTGTTTGTCGAAATCTAAAGCCATTAATCCTCATTCTGCTTGGAGGTGGCATGTTACAG GTTTACTCCATCAAGCAAAAGGCGAAAAGGAAGAAGCATTAACTTCGTTTGAGAAGGCATTAGATGTTGATCCAAATCATGTTCCAAGCCTAATATCGACAGCCATCGTTCTAATAGAACTTAATGATCGATCGTATCCAGTAGCCAAAAGCTTTATAACTGATGCACTAAGGCTTGACAGAACAAATCATAGTGCATGGTTTAATCTTGGTTTGATTTATAAGGCTGAGCATGGTTCATCGTCCTTAGAAGCCGCTGAATGTTTTGAGGCTGCAATCATACTTGAAGAATCTGAACCTGTTGAACCATTCAGATGA
- the LOC139901135 gene encoding large ribosomal subunit protein bL28c-like, protein MASSVQASTLSFTKPQSYAIKLKSNLNGELGFVTSQLSGLKISFNQCLLPPTNISSTIKLPIQPVARRICPFTGKKSNRKNLVSHSNHKTKKLQFVNLQYKKIWWEAGKRFVKLRLSTKALKTIEKNGLDVVAKKAGIDLSTK, encoded by the exons ATGGCGTCATCTGTACAAGCTTCTACTCTGTCTTTCACAAAACCACAATCATATGCAATTAAATTGAAGTCAAACTTAAATGGGGAATTAGGGTTTGTTACGTCTCAATTGAGTGGTCTCAAGATTTCGTTCAATCAATGTCTGTTACCACCCACCAACATATCTTCCACAATTAAGCTCCCGATTCAACCTGTTGCTC GTAGAATCTGCCCCTTCACTGGAAAAAAATCAAACAGAAAAAATCTGGTTTCTCACTCAAACCACAAAACGAAGAAGTTGCAATTTGTGAACCTACAATACAAGAAAATATGGTGGGAGGCTGGAAAACGCTTCGTGAAGCTGCGTTTGTCAACCAAGGCATTAAAGACAATTGAGAAAAACGGGTTAGACGTTGTTGCTAAGAAAGCTGGGATTGATCTTAGCACGAAGTAG